The Streptomyces avermitilis MA-4680 = NBRC 14893 genome contains a region encoding:
- a CDS encoding serine/threonine-protein kinase, with protein sequence MSNNGGVSYGADEPTSFGLQPPRPGVPHPGNPYAQPQPQPQPQPQPQPQPQPQPQPQPQPQSHAHAHAHPTQQMPPQAMPETPPGEPGTGRLIAGRYRLLAKLGHGGMGTVWRAKDETVDREVAVKEPRVPDHLPERERANVFERMRREARAAARLDHPAVVNVHDVAVVDGRPWIVMELVQGRSLGAALQEGTLGARETAKIGLEVLGALEAAHAAGILHRDVKPDNVLLGRHDRVVLTDFGIAQIEGETNLTDTGGFVGSPEYIAPERVLGQRPGPASDLWSLGVVLYAAAEGVSPFRRSNTPATLQSVLNATPAAPAAAKGTLAQVINGLLNKDPARRPNAAEVRRLLEDAARPPQQTQVVQIAGPGGKGFRVGRKALFGLGAAVVAAAVAAYLVIADPFAGPLPDTWKQREVPRLDATLAVPADYQVSRPEKSDTDKNWVTYSDWSGSIWIGLHLAKKSEDTSNQIKDSAAAEMYAENGEFKESGAYELSMPEKPKTRTAETSYQGKKAAENTVVYTTTDSQNPRPREVRIFYYKNSAGNMYKLTVSYPGKGDFTERGREVAKTAIANLDVDKL encoded by the coding sequence ATGAGCAACAACGGGGGAGTCTCCTACGGGGCCGACGAGCCGACGAGTTTCGGTCTGCAACCACCGCGTCCGGGTGTCCCGCACCCGGGAAACCCGTACGCCCAGCCGCAGCCGCAGCCGCAGCCGCAGCCGCAGCCGCAGCCGCAGCCGCAGCCGCAGCCGCAGCCGCAACCCCAGCCCCAGTCGCACGCACACGCGCATGCACACCCCACGCAGCAGATGCCCCCGCAGGCGATGCCCGAGACGCCGCCCGGCGAACCCGGCACCGGCCGCCTCATCGCCGGTCGTTACCGGCTGCTCGCCAAGCTCGGCCACGGTGGCATGGGCACGGTGTGGCGGGCCAAGGACGAGACGGTGGACCGTGAGGTCGCGGTCAAGGAGCCGCGCGTCCCGGACCACCTTCCCGAGCGTGAACGGGCCAACGTGTTCGAGCGGATGCGCCGCGAGGCACGCGCCGCGGCCCGCCTCGACCACCCGGCGGTCGTGAACGTCCATGACGTGGCGGTCGTGGACGGCCGGCCGTGGATCGTGATGGAGCTGGTGCAGGGCCGTTCGCTGGGCGCCGCGCTCCAGGAGGGCACGCTCGGGGCGCGTGAGACGGCGAAAATCGGCCTGGAGGTGCTCGGCGCGCTGGAGGCCGCGCACGCGGCGGGCATCCTGCACCGCGACGTGAAGCCGGACAACGTCCTGCTCGGCCGGCACGACCGGGTCGTCCTCACCGACTTCGGCATCGCCCAGATCGAGGGCGAGACCAATCTGACGGACACCGGCGGCTTCGTCGGCTCGCCCGAGTACATCGCGCCGGAGCGGGTGCTGGGCCAGCGCCCCGGGCCGGCGAGCGACCTGTGGTCCCTCGGCGTGGTGCTGTACGCGGCGGCGGAGGGCGTCTCGCCGTTCCGCCGCAGCAACACCCCCGCGACGCTCCAGTCCGTCCTCAACGCCACGCCGGCTGCCCCGGCCGCGGCGAAGGGAACCCTGGCGCAGGTCATCAACGGACTGCTGAACAAGGACCCGGCGCGCCGCCCGAACGCGGCCGAGGTCCGCCGCCTCCTGGAGGACGCCGCCAGGCCGCCGCAGCAGACGCAGGTCGTGCAGATCGCGGGCCCCGGCGGCAAGGGCTTCCGGGTGGGCCGCAAGGCGCTGTTCGGCCTCGGTGCGGCGGTCGTCGCGGCGGCGGTGGCGGCGTACCTGGTGATCGCGGATCCCTTCGCGGGCCCGCTGCCGGACACCTGGAAGCAGCGCGAGGTCCCGAGGCTGGACGCGACGCTGGCCGTACCGGCGGACTACCAGGTGAGCAGGCCGGAGAAGAGCGACACCGACAAGAACTGGGTGACGTACAGCGACTGGAGCGGCAGCATCTGGATCGGCCTGCACCTGGCGAAGAAGTCCGAGGACACCAGCAACCAGATCAAGGACTCCGCGGCGGCCGAGATGTACGCCGAGAACGGGGAGTTCAAGGAGAGCGGCGCGTACGAACTCTCCATGCCGGAGAAACCGAAGACGCGCACGGCCGAGACCTCGTACCAGGGCAAGAAGGCCGCCGAGAACACGGTGGTCTACACGACCACCGACAGCCAGAACCCCCGCCCGCGCGAGGTGCGGATCTTCTACTACAAGAACTCCGCGGGCAACATGTACAAACTCACGGTGAGTTATCCGGGCAAGGGCGACTTCACCGAGCGCGGCCGCGAGGTGGCGAAGACGGCGATCGCGAACCTGGACGTCGACAAGCTGTGA
- a CDS encoding DUF397 domain-containing protein: MTELNWQKSTYSEEASSCVYLATTPTGTILLRESDEPEIVLNTGTRQLSALISALRNRAAL, from the coding sequence GTGACCGAACTCAACTGGCAGAAGTCCACCTACAGCGAGGAAGCCTCTTCCTGCGTCTACCTCGCCACCACCCCCACCGGAACGATCCTCCTCCGCGAAAGCGACGAACCGGAGATCGTCCTTAACACCGGCACCCGCCAGCTCAGTGCCCTGATATCCGCCCTGCGGAATCGGGCCGCCCTGTAA
- a CDS encoding helix-turn-helix domain-containing protein has protein sequence MPPRQTPTARQLRLGVELRKLREGAGLTAREAGEMIGANQAGISNIETGRFGLSEQRIRTLAHNYDCTDEPLIDALVAMAAHRERGWWEEYRDTLPPRFLDVAEMEHHARALRVAQVINIPGLLQTPEHARTLFRQVVPALRPHEIEYRISHRIKRQAVLYREQAPSYTAIVHEAALRMRFGGPEVSRAQLDHIIEVSEQPHITVRVIPFDGTVFPTVGHGLDYASGPVRALDTAQLDAAHGSELIDAPAQLTKYRLILDRMENATLEPDESRDLIHRIAHAA, from the coding sequence ATGCCGCCACGGCAGACACCCACGGCGCGCCAGCTCCGTCTGGGAGTTGAGCTGCGCAAGCTGCGTGAGGGCGCGGGACTCACCGCCCGAGAGGCCGGCGAGATGATCGGCGCCAACCAGGCCGGGATCAGCAACATCGAGACAGGCCGCTTCGGGCTCAGCGAGCAGCGCATTCGCACCCTCGCCCATAACTACGACTGCACCGACGAGCCTTTGATCGATGCCCTCGTCGCCATGGCAGCCCACCGCGAACGCGGCTGGTGGGAGGAGTACCGAGACACCCTCCCGCCCCGCTTCCTCGACGTCGCGGAGATGGAGCACCACGCCAGGGCCCTGCGGGTGGCCCAGGTCATCAACATCCCCGGCCTGCTCCAGACCCCGGAGCATGCCCGCACTCTCTTCCGCCAGGTGGTCCCGGCCCTACGCCCGCACGAGATCGAGTACCGCATCTCCCACCGCATCAAGCGCCAGGCCGTCCTTTACCGCGAGCAGGCACCGTCGTACACGGCGATCGTCCACGAGGCCGCGCTGCGCATGCGGTTCGGAGGCCCCGAGGTGTCCCGGGCTCAGCTGGACCACATCATCGAGGTGAGCGAACAGCCGCACATCACCGTGCGGGTCATCCCCTTCGACGGCACCGTGTTCCCCACCGTCGGCCATGGACTCGACTACGCCTCCGGGCCCGTTCGCGCACTCGACACCGCGCAGCTCGACGCAGCCCACGGCAGCGAACTCATCGACGCCCCGGCACAGTTGACCAAGTACCGACTGATCCTGGACCGCATGGAGAATGCCACCCTTGAGCCGGATGAGTCCCGCGACCTCATCCACCGCATCGCCCACGCCGCTTGA
- a CDS encoding ATP-binding protein: MVTVSPPKSEASPSWAYVLQLPHDRCAPRIARVTLRAVLAGHGLTGLTDTAELVTSELVTNAYRHTTGPATLRLRALAGARLRVSVWDANPHIPPPFDKRPGPPHPVHPAPVEADGGRGLFLVCHYADAWGGYPLGGGLFGRGGKLLWCEIGPPAADRVAAA; this comes from the coding sequence ATGGTCACCGTATCCCCGCCGAAGTCCGAAGCGTCCCCATCTTGGGCGTACGTGCTTCAGTTGCCCCACGACCGATGTGCCCCGCGCATCGCCCGCGTCACTCTCCGGGCGGTCCTGGCCGGGCACGGGCTGACCGGGCTCACCGACACCGCCGAGCTGGTGACCTCGGAACTCGTCACCAACGCCTACCGCCACACCACCGGCCCCGCCACCCTCCGCCTCCGCGCCCTGGCCGGCGCCCGGCTCCGGGTGAGCGTCTGGGACGCCAACCCCCACATCCCGCCCCCCTTCGACAAGCGCCCGGGCCCGCCGCACCCCGTCCACCCTGCCCCCGTCGAGGCCGACGGCGGGCGTGGGTTGTTCCTCGTATGCCACTACGCGGACGCGTGGGGTGGGTACCCGCTCGGGGGCGGCCTCTTCGGGCGGGGCGGGAAGCTGCTGTGGTGCGAGATCGGACCGCCCGCCGCCGATCGAGTCGCCGCGGCGTGA
- a CDS encoding diacylglycerol/lipid kinase family protein, whose product MGVVLEERDHAAQRWAARGSLGAAVLAVVLPVVTAGVGSLLLVGAGLLGAVVTAAALWWVLTRRGVVRAAAAVLAVGSPVGVIVLFHAAQLLWVVVVSLVLWSVAVWAGKTALSSTRSHHVRVTEYETPAPERAFFLMNPRSGGGKVERFGLREKAERLGARVHLLDPERPEPEDVAALAREAVANGADLLGVAGGDGTQALVAAVAAEHDIPFLVVSAGTRNHFALDLGLDRDDPSTCLDALADGVELRVDLGFAGEHPFVNNASFGAYAAVVQSPAYRDDKVGTTLELLPDLLTGQRGPQLTARAQDAVIEAPQALLISNNPYRMDDPAGLGRRERLESGVLGVLGIKVESAAEAAGLLLGRHATGLTVLTAREVLVDADRPQIDVGVDGEALVLPTPVRCRIEPGALRVRVPRDRPGVPEAKPPLDWRRLRKLAATVGRTALPKGRARGAGTPR is encoded by the coding sequence GTGGGTGTGGTGCTGGAAGAACGGGACCATGCGGCGCAGCGGTGGGCGGCCCGGGGCTCGTTGGGCGCTGCCGTGCTCGCCGTGGTGCTGCCCGTCGTGACCGCCGGGGTCGGCAGCCTGCTGCTCGTCGGGGCCGGGCTGCTCGGCGCGGTGGTCACCGCGGCCGCGCTCTGGTGGGTGCTCACGCGCCGGGGTGTGGTCCGGGCCGCGGCCGCGGTGCTGGCCGTCGGCTCGCCCGTCGGCGTCATCGTGCTCTTCCACGCGGCGCAACTGCTGTGGGTCGTCGTCGTGTCGCTCGTGCTGTGGAGCGTGGCCGTCTGGGCCGGGAAGACCGCGCTCAGCAGTACGCGCTCGCACCACGTGCGGGTGACCGAGTACGAGACGCCCGCTCCCGAGCGGGCCTTCTTCCTGATGAACCCGCGCTCCGGCGGCGGGAAGGTCGAACGGTTCGGGCTGCGCGAGAAGGCGGAGCGGCTCGGGGCGCGCGTCCATCTGCTCGATCCCGAGAGGCCCGAACCCGAAGACGTCGCCGCGCTCGCCAGGGAAGCCGTGGCGAACGGAGCCGACCTGCTCGGCGTCGCAGGCGGAGACGGTACGCAGGCGCTCGTCGCCGCCGTCGCCGCCGAGCACGACATCCCCTTCCTGGTCGTCTCCGCCGGTACCCGCAACCACTTCGCCCTGGACCTCGGGCTCGACCGGGACGATCCTTCGACCTGCCTGGACGCACTCGCCGACGGGGTCGAACTACGGGTGGACCTCGGCTTCGCCGGAGAGCATCCGTTCGTGAACAACGCCTCGTTCGGCGCGTACGCGGCGGTCGTGCAGAGTCCCGCGTACCGCGACGACAAGGTGGGCACCACGCTCGAACTGCTGCCGGACCTGCTGACCGGGCAGCGCGGCCCGCAGCTCACCGCCCGTGCGCAGGACGCCGTGATCGAGGCGCCCCAGGCCCTGCTGATCAGCAACAACCCGTACCGCATGGACGACCCCGCCGGGCTCGGCCGACGTGAGCGCCTGGAGTCCGGGGTGCTCGGCGTCCTGGGCATCAAGGTGGAGAGCGCTGCCGAGGCCGCCGGGCTGCTGCTCGGCCGGCACGCGACCGGCCTCACGGTGCTCACCGCCCGCGAGGTCCTCGTCGACGCCGACCGCCCGCAGATCGACGTGGGCGTCGACGGGGAGGCGCTGGTCCTGCCCACGCCCGTGCGATGCCGTATCGAGCCGGGGGCCCTGCGGGTACGGGTCCCCCGTGACCGGCCCGGGGTGCCCGAGGCGAAACCCCCACTGGACTGGCGCAGACTGCGCAAGCTCGCGGCGACGGTGGGGCGCACGGCGCTGCCGAAGGGGCGCGCGCGGGGTGCGGGGACGCCTCGCTGA
- a CDS encoding succinic semialdehyde dehydrogenase, whose amino-acid sequence MTDSQAPEKTGTDDTTGTNPLAPAPAGARTAADVVTPELVAQLTKGVVGSGRTANHTPFTGEKLADLPESTPEDVATAFERARAAQIAWGATPVRQRAAVLLRFHDLVLARQAEVLDLIQLETGKARLHAHEEVQAVAVAARHYGRKAPAYLKPKRHAGAMPTLTRVTELRHPRGVVGQIAPWNYPLELSVGDALPAFVAGNALVMKPDTETCLTALWARDLLIEAGLPAEVFQVVIGEGPVVGPEVVKHADYVSFTGSTRTGREVAQGAAARLVGVSLELGGKNAMLVLEDADIDKAAAGAVRACFSSAGQLCISIERLYVHESVADAFAERFAARTRAMRLGTSLAYGADMGSLVGERQLETVTRHVDEAVAKGAKLLAGGVARPDIGPYFYEPTILDGVEAPMSVCTEETFGPVVSLYRFKTEDEAVELANSTPYGLNASVWTKDGRRGRAVAARLRTGTVNVNDGYAPAYGSVQSPMGGMKDSGLGRRHGSEGILKYTEAQTVAHQRLLPMAPSLGMDDEKYAEFMSRSLKAMKALRLR is encoded by the coding sequence ATGACGGACTCGCAGGCCCCGGAAAAGACCGGCACCGACGACACGACCGGCACCAATCCCCTCGCTCCCGCCCCCGCGGGCGCCCGTACCGCCGCCGACGTGGTCACGCCGGAGCTGGTCGCCCAGCTCACCAAGGGAGTGGTCGGCTCCGGCCGTACCGCCAACCACACGCCGTTCACCGGCGAAAAGCTGGCCGACCTGCCCGAGTCCACCCCCGAGGACGTCGCGACCGCCTTCGAGCGGGCCCGTGCCGCGCAGATCGCCTGGGGCGCGACGCCCGTACGGCAGCGCGCCGCCGTCCTCCTGCGCTTCCACGACCTGGTGCTGGCCCGGCAGGCCGAGGTCCTCGACCTCATCCAGCTGGAGACGGGCAAGGCCCGGCTGCACGCCCACGAAGAGGTGCAGGCCGTCGCGGTCGCCGCCCGGCACTACGGCCGCAAGGCGCCCGCGTACCTGAAGCCCAAGCGGCACGCCGGTGCCATGCCGACGCTCACGCGCGTCACCGAACTCCGCCACCCGCGGGGGGTCGTGGGCCAGATCGCCCCTTGGAACTACCCGCTGGAGCTGTCGGTCGGCGACGCGCTGCCCGCCTTCGTCGCGGGCAACGCCCTCGTCATGAAGCCCGACACCGAGACCTGCCTCACCGCCCTGTGGGCGCGCGACCTGCTCATCGAGGCCGGGCTGCCCGCCGAGGTCTTCCAGGTCGTCATCGGCGAAGGCCCGGTCGTGGGGCCCGAGGTGGTCAAGCACGCCGACTACGTCTCCTTCACCGGCTCCACCCGCACCGGCCGCGAGGTCGCCCAGGGCGCGGCCGCCCGGCTCGTCGGCGTCTCCCTCGAACTCGGCGGCAAGAACGCCATGCTGGTCCTGGAGGACGCCGACATCGACAAGGCGGCCGCCGGCGCCGTCCGCGCCTGCTTCTCCTCCGCCGGGCAACTGTGCATCTCCATCGAGCGGCTGTACGTCCACGAGTCCGTCGCCGACGCGTTCGCGGAGCGCTTCGCCGCCCGGACCAGGGCGATGCGGCTCGGCACGTCCCTCGCGTACGGCGCCGACATGGGCTCGCTGGTCGGCGAGCGCCAGCTGGAGACCGTGACCCGGCATGTCGACGAGGCCGTCGCGAAGGGCGCGAAGCTCCTCGCGGGCGGCGTCGCGCGCCCGGACATCGGCCCCTACTTCTACGAGCCCACCATCCTCGACGGTGTCGAGGCCCCGATGTCCGTGTGCACCGAGGAGACCTTCGGCCCGGTCGTCTCCCTCTACCGCTTCAAGACCGAGGACGAGGCGGTCGAACTCGCCAACTCCACGCCGTACGGCCTCAACGCGTCCGTCTGGACGAAGGACGGCCGGCGCGGACGCGCGGTCGCGGCCCGCCTGCGCACCGGCACGGTCAACGTCAACGACGGCTACGCGCCCGCGTACGGCAGCGTCCAGTCGCCGATGGGCGGCATGAAGGACTCCGGCCTCGGCCGCCGCCACGGCTCCGAAGGCATCCTCAAGTACACCGAGGCGCAGACCGTCGCCCACCAGCGGCTGCTGCCGATGGCGCCGTCGCTCGGCATGGACGACGAGAAGTACGCGGAGTTCATGAGCCGCAGCCTCAAGGCGATGAAGGCGCTCCGGCTGCGCTAG
- a CDS encoding GMC oxidoreductase, producing MPQENSAQPPVGYPYDYDVIVVGSGFGGSVTALRLTEKGYRVGVLEAGRRFTRESLPKNSWDIKNYLWAPRLGMYGIQRIHLLGNVMVLAGAGVGGGSLNYANTLYVPPKAFFDDPQWKDITDWQEELKPYYDQARRMLGVRLNPTMTPSDVHLKAAAGRMGVGDTFHMAPVGVFFGDGQDADGTAKAKPGGEVEDPYFGGAGPARKACTECGECMTGCRHGAKNTLNENYLHLAERAGAVVHPMTTVVAVTDDSQGGYAVQTLPTDEKRKGRGRTFKARRVVVAAGTYGTQTLLHRMKEGRQLPYLSGRLGELTRTNSEALVGAQTDSRRYRKAHGEPTVDFTRGVAITSSIHPDANTHIEPVRYGRGSNAMGGLSILQVPYAEGSSRLLAWLANAAKHPLLVARSLSNRRWSERTIIGLVMQSLDNSLTTYLKPKGAGKGLLTARQGHGAPNPKQIRAASQAATVIAEEINGFPGSNVGELMGTPLTAHFLGGCPIGDSPASGVIDPYHRLYGHPGISVVDGAAVSANLGVNPSLTITAQAERAMSYWPNKGEADPRPAQGAAYERLKPVEPRHPAVPADAFGALRLPFLGMPTVPPKE from the coding sequence GTGCCACAGGAGAACTCTGCCCAACCGCCGGTGGGCTACCCGTACGACTACGACGTCATCGTCGTCGGTTCCGGCTTCGGCGGGTCGGTCACGGCCCTCAGGCTCACCGAGAAGGGCTACCGCGTAGGCGTGCTGGAGGCGGGCCGCCGCTTCACGCGCGAGTCGCTGCCCAAGAACTCCTGGGACATCAAGAACTATCTGTGGGCGCCCAGGCTCGGCATGTACGGCATCCAGCGCATCCACCTCCTGGGCAACGTCATGGTGCTGGCGGGCGCCGGGGTCGGCGGCGGCTCCCTCAACTACGCGAACACCCTCTACGTACCGCCGAAGGCCTTCTTCGACGACCCGCAGTGGAAGGACATCACCGACTGGCAGGAGGAACTGAAGCCGTACTACGACCAGGCGCGGCGCATGCTGGGCGTGCGGCTCAACCCGACCATGACGCCGTCGGACGTCCACCTCAAGGCGGCCGCCGGGCGGATGGGCGTCGGTGACACCTTCCACATGGCGCCGGTCGGTGTCTTCTTCGGCGACGGGCAGGACGCGGACGGGACGGCGAAGGCCAAGCCGGGCGGCGAAGTGGAAGACCCCTACTTCGGCGGCGCGGGGCCCGCCCGCAAGGCGTGCACCGAGTGCGGGGAGTGCATGACGGGCTGTCGCCACGGGGCGAAGAACACCCTCAACGAGAACTATCTCCACCTCGCCGAGCGGGCCGGCGCCGTCGTGCACCCGATGACGACCGTCGTCGCGGTCACCGACGACTCGCAGGGCGGGTACGCGGTCCAGACCCTGCCCACCGACGAGAAGCGCAAGGGCCGGGGCAGGACCTTCAAGGCGCGGCGGGTGGTCGTCGCCGCCGGTACGTACGGCACGCAGACCCTGCTGCACCGGATGAAGGAGGGCCGTCAACTGCCCTACCTGTCCGGCAGGCTGGGCGAGCTGACCCGTACCAACTCCGAGGCGCTGGTCGGCGCGCAGACCGACTCCCGCCGCTACCGCAAGGCGCACGGCGAGCCCACGGTCGACTTCACGCGCGGGGTCGCCATCACGTCCTCCATCCACCCCGACGCGAACACCCACATCGAGCCGGTCCGCTACGGCCGGGGCTCGAACGCGATGGGCGGCCTGTCCATCCTCCAGGTCCCCTACGCGGAGGGCTCCTCGCGGCTGCTCGCCTGGCTGGCCAACGCGGCGAAACACCCGCTGCTGGTGGCCCGCTCGCTCTCCAACCGCCGCTGGTCCGAGCGGACCATCATCGGCCTGGTGATGCAGTCGCTGGACAACTCCCTGACGACGTATCTGAAACCGAAGGGCGCGGGCAAGGGCCTGCTGACGGCACGCCAGGGGCACGGCGCGCCCAACCCCAAGCAGATCAGGGCGGCTTCGCAGGCCGCGACCGTGATCGCCGAGGAGATCAACGGATTCCCGGGCAGCAACGTGGGCGAGCTGATGGGAACACCGCTGACCGCGCACTTCCTGGGTGGCTGCCCGATCGGCGACTCGCCGGCGTCGGGGGTCATCGACCCGTACCACCGGCTGTACGGCCACCCCGGTATCTCGGTCGTCGACGGCGCCGCGGTCTCCGCGAACCTCGGCGTGAACCCGTCGCTCACCATCACGGCCCAGGCCGAGCGGGCGATGTCGTACTGGCCCAACAAGGGCGAGGCGGACCCGCGTCCGGCGCAGGGAGCGGCGTACGAACGCCTGAAGCCGGTGGAGCCGCGGCACCCGGCGGTCCCGGCGGACGCGTTCGGCGCGCTCAGGCTGCCGTTCCTGGGGATGCCGACGGTGCCGCCGAAGGAGTAG
- a CDS encoding chorismate mutase translates to MAEVLDRTGARTVEAADVISGARERIDSLDDRIIGLVQERMAVSAVIQEARIASGGRRVNLSREMEVLGHFRDALGKPGTSLAMTLLELCRGRI, encoded by the coding sequence ATGGCCGAAGTACTCGACAGGACCGGCGCCCGTACCGTCGAGGCCGCCGATGTCATCAGCGGTGCCCGTGAGCGCATCGACTCCCTCGACGACCGGATCATCGGGCTCGTCCAGGAACGGATGGCCGTGTCCGCCGTCATCCAGGAGGCGCGGATCGCGTCGGGCGGCCGCCGGGTGAACCTCTCCCGCGAGATGGAGGTCCTCGGCCACTTCAGGGACGCCCTCGGCAAGCCCGGCACCTCGCTGGCCATGACGCTGCTCGAACTGTGCCGGGGCCGCATCTGA
- a CDS encoding GtrA family protein yields the protein MGSGSTGLKDKPHGSVRRQFDQLTREIAKFGAVGGAGLLVNLLVFNLVRSVTGLQVVRASVIATIVAIICNYIGFRYFTYRDRDKSGRTKELTLFLLFSAVGLVIENGVLYVATYSFGWDSPLQSNIFKFLGIGLATLFRFWSYRTWVFRTLPAREAIASAESFLEEEPERPRPGSSPRIR from the coding sequence ATGGGCAGTGGCTCCACGGGCCTCAAGGACAAGCCCCACGGCTCCGTGCGACGGCAGTTCGACCAGCTCACGCGCGAGATCGCGAAGTTCGGCGCGGTAGGTGGCGCGGGCCTGCTGGTCAACCTCCTCGTGTTCAACCTGGTACGCAGTGTCACCGGCCTCCAGGTCGTCCGCGCCAGTGTGATCGCCACGATCGTCGCGATCATCTGCAACTACATCGGCTTCCGCTACTTCACGTACCGGGACCGTGACAAGAGTGGCCGCACCAAGGAACTGACGCTGTTCCTGCTGTTCAGCGCGGTGGGCCTGGTCATCGAGAACGGTGTGCTGTACGTGGCGACGTACAGCTTCGGCTGGGACAGCCCGTTGCAGAGCAACATCTTCAAGTTCCTCGGCATCGGCCTCGCGACGCTCTTCCGCTTCTGGTCCTACCGCACATGGGTGTTCCGCACGCTGCCGGCCCGGGAGGCCATAGCGAGTGCGGAATCGTTCCTTGAGGAGGAACCCGAGCGACCCCGGCCCGGGTCCAGCCCCCGGATCCGCTAG
- a CDS encoding 5-(carboxyamino)imidazole ribonucleotide synthase — protein MTFPVVGMVGGGQLARMTHEAGIPLGIRFKLLSDTPQDSAAQVVGDVVIGDYRDLDTLREFAKGCDVITFDHEHVPTEHLRALEADGIPVRPGPDALVHAQDKGVMRAKLDAIGVPSPRHRIVRDVDDVAAFAAEGDGFPVILKTVRGGYDGKGVWFVRSAEEAEDPFRAGVPVLAEEKVDFVRELAANVVRSPHGQAVAYPVVESQQVDGVCDTVIAPAPGISDELALEAEALALRIAKELGVVGHLAVELFETVTAEGDHRILVNELAMRPHNSGHWTQDGAITSQFANHVRAVLDLPLGDPRPRATWTVMANVLGGDYPDMYSAYLHCMARDPQLKIHMYGKDVKPGRKVGHVNTYGDDLDDVLERARHAAGYLRGTITE, from the coding sequence GTGACGTTCCCGGTAGTCGGCATGGTCGGCGGGGGTCAGCTCGCTCGTATGACACACGAGGCAGGCATCCCGCTCGGCATCAGGTTCAAGCTCCTCAGTGACACCCCTCAGGATTCCGCGGCGCAGGTCGTCGGCGATGTCGTCATAGGCGACTACCGCGACCTCGACACGCTGCGCGAGTTCGCGAAGGGGTGCGATGTGATCACCTTCGATCACGAACACGTACCCACCGAGCACCTACGGGCCCTGGAGGCGGACGGCATCCCCGTCCGCCCGGGGCCTGACGCGCTCGTGCACGCCCAGGACAAGGGCGTGATGCGGGCGAAGCTCGACGCGATCGGGGTGCCGTCCCCGCGGCACCGGATCGTGCGCGACGTCGACGACGTCGCCGCCTTCGCGGCCGAGGGCGACGGTTTCCCCGTCATCCTCAAGACCGTCCGCGGCGGCTACGACGGCAAGGGGGTGTGGTTCGTGCGCTCGGCCGAGGAGGCCGAGGACCCCTTCCGCGCGGGCGTCCCGGTCCTCGCCGAGGAGAAGGTCGACTTCGTACGGGAACTCGCGGCGAACGTCGTGCGCTCGCCGCACGGGCAGGCGGTCGCCTACCCCGTCGTCGAGTCCCAGCAGGTCGACGGCGTCTGCGACACGGTGATCGCACCCGCGCCCGGCATCTCGGACGAGCTGGCCCTCGAGGCCGAGGCGCTGGCCCTGCGCATCGCGAAGGAACTCGGCGTCGTCGGTCACCTGGCCGTCGAGCTCTTCGAGACGGTGACCGCCGAGGGCGACCACCGCATCCTCGTCAACGAACTGGCGATGCGCCCGCACAACTCGGGCCACTGGACCCAGGACGGCGCGATCACGTCCCAGTTCGCCAACCACGTCCGCGCGGTCCTCGACCTCCCCCTCGGCGACCCGCGCCCGCGCGCCACGTGGACGGTCATGGCGAACGTCCTCGGCGGCGACTACCCGGACATGTACTCCGCGTACCTGCACTGCATGGCCCGCGACCCCCAGCTCAAGATCCATATGTATGGCAAGGACGTGAAGCCCGGCCGTAAGGTCGGCCACGTGAACACCTACGGCGACGACCTGGACGACGTCCTCGAGCGCGCCCGTCACGCAGCCGGTTACCTGAGAGGCACGATCACCGAATGA
- the purE gene encoding 5-(carboxyamino)imidazole ribonucleotide mutase: protein MTAPVVGIVMGSDSDWPVMEAAAQALDEFEIPYEVDVVSAHRMPHEMIAYGEQAAERGLKAIIAGAGGAAHLPGMLASVTPLPVIGVPVPLKYLDGMDSLLSIVQMPAGVPVATVSVGGARNAGLLAARMLAAHDAELLTRMREFQQELNDQATEKGKRLRAKVDGASGGFGFGSGK from the coding sequence ATGACCGCACCCGTAGTTGGCATCGTCATGGGGTCGGACTCCGACTGGCCCGTCATGGAGGCCGCAGCGCAGGCCCTCGACGAGTTCGAGATCCCGTACGAGGTGGACGTCGTCTCCGCGCACCGGATGCCGCACGAGATGATCGCGTACGGCGAGCAGGCGGCGGAGCGCGGGCTGAAGGCGATCATCGCGGGTGCGGGCGGCGCCGCCCATCTGCCCGGCATGCTGGCGTCCGTGACCCCGCTGCCCGTCATCGGCGTGCCCGTCCCGCTGAAGTACCTCGACGGCATGGACTCGCTGCTGTCGATCGTGCAGATGCCGGCCGGTGTCCCGGTCGCGACCGTCTCCGTCGGCGGCGCGCGCAACGCGGGCCTGCTGGCCGCGCGGATGCTGGCCGCGCACGACGCGGAACTCCTCACCCGCATGCGGGAGTTCCAGCAGGAACTGAACGACCAGGCCACCGAGAAGGGCAAGCGGCTGCGCGCCAAGGTCGACGGCGCGTCGGGCGGCTTCGGCTTCGGCTCGGGGAAGTGA